Proteins co-encoded in one Marinobacter gudaonensis genomic window:
- a CDS encoding fibronectin type III domain-containing protein — translation MLYAATIYRRTVVSALTLLACLALSGCQEDSRATKTSPQRASELADSRLDQATDGLLNTLGQARTHAGGAAIATRELRWNAPLTREDGSALAPGQIAGFRIYFRLRHQASYQVIRIDSPSVTRYALDGLPAGAYEFTITTVDNEGLESRRSEPVAVDLI, via the coding sequence ATGCTTTACGCTGCAACCATTTATCGCCGTACCGTAGTGTCTGCGCTGACGCTGCTTGCCTGCCTGGCTCTGTCCGGGTGCCAGGAAGATTCGAGAGCCACGAAAACCAGTCCCCAGCGAGCCTCAGAACTGGCTGATTCACGGCTGGACCAGGCGACCGATGGCCTGCTGAACACACTAGGACAGGCCCGCACCCATGCAGGCGGCGCGGCCATTGCTACCAGAGAATTACGTTGGAATGCACCACTGACCAGGGAAGACGGCTCAGCGTTGGCGCCGGGACAGATTGCCGGCTTCCGGATTTACTTCCGGCTGAGGCACCAGGCCAGTTACCAGGTCATTCGCATCGACAGCCCTTCCGTTACCCGGTACGCCCTGGACGGGCTCCCGGCCGGGGCCTACGAATTCACCATTACCACGGTGGACAACGAAGGACTGGAGAGCCGGCGCTCAGAGCCCGTGGCCGTCGATCTCATCTGA
- a CDS encoding DUF4124 domain-containing protein: MTKRLTERSLKATVLALALGMSSQAAANMYRYTDENGQVVISNTIPQEATKRGYDILGNNGRVIETIPPAPTEEEIAAREAEKQRQKALAEQREQDRLLLKRFSHPDQAVKAMHRKIRELEGLIQLKRGNISVISSQLDAEQSRAADLERAGRDIPEATLEKIRRLEAQIRDIEREIAVQTQEIEALRDAFEADIERLEEITEQARTLPLDPEEATE; this comes from the coding sequence ATGACCAAACGCCTGACTGAACGCTCACTGAAAGCAACGGTGTTGGCGCTGGCCCTGGGAATGTCCTCCCAGGCTGCGGCCAACATGTACCGCTACACGGATGAGAACGGCCAGGTGGTGATCAGCAATACCATTCCCCAGGAAGCCACCAAACGCGGGTACGACATCCTTGGCAACAATGGCCGGGTGATTGAGACCATTCCGCCAGCGCCCACCGAAGAAGAAATCGCCGCCCGGGAGGCGGAAAAGCAACGTCAGAAAGCCCTGGCCGAGCAGAGGGAGCAAGACCGCCTGCTCCTCAAACGGTTTAGCCACCCCGATCAGGCGGTGAAGGCCATGCACCGCAAGATCCGCGAACTTGAGGGGCTTATCCAGCTGAAACGAGGCAATATCTCGGTCATCTCCAGCCAACTGGACGCCGAACAGAGCCGGGCCGCGGACCTGGAAAGGGCCGGACGGGATATTCCCGAGGCAACCCTGGAAAAGATCCGGCGTCTGGAGGCTCAGATTCGGGACATCGAGCGCGAAATTGCTGTTCAAACCCAGGAAATCGAAGCGCTACGGGACGCGTTTGAAGCCGACATCGAACGTCTTGAGGAAATCACTGAACAGGCTCGCACCCTTCCACTCGATCCGGAAGAGGCCACCGAATAA
- the pyrE gene encoding orotate phosphoribosyltransferase — protein MHDYQQTFIEFAIRRNVLRFGEFTLKSGRTSPYFFNAGLFNTGDDLLQLSKAYAAAIERSGLDYDIIFGPAYKGIPLATVTAMALATDGNSKPFAFNRKEKKDHGEGGNIVGAPLQGRILIVDDVITAGTAIRESIDLIREAGAEPAGVLIALDRQERGNGELSAIQEVEKEFGIPVVSIIRLDQVLDYLQSNTGFTEHASRVASYRDRYGV, from the coding sequence ATGCACGACTATCAGCAGACATTTATCGAATTCGCCATCCGCCGGAACGTTTTGCGATTCGGCGAGTTCACGCTCAAGTCTGGCCGTACCAGCCCGTACTTTTTCAACGCAGGCCTGTTCAACACCGGGGACGACCTGCTTCAGCTAAGCAAGGCCTATGCCGCTGCCATAGAACGCAGCGGGCTGGATTATGACATCATTTTCGGCCCTGCCTATAAGGGCATTCCGTTGGCCACCGTCACCGCCATGGCCCTTGCTACAGACGGTAACAGCAAACCCTTTGCCTTTAACCGCAAGGAAAAGAAAGATCATGGTGAGGGCGGCAACATCGTGGGTGCACCTTTGCAGGGCAGAATACTGATTGTTGACGATGTGATTACCGCCGGAACGGCTATTCGGGAATCCATCGACCTGATTCGTGAGGCCGGTGCCGAACCTGCCGGCGTACTGATTGCCCTGGACCGGCAGGAGCGCGGCAACGGTGAATTGTCCGCCATCCAGGAAGTGGAAAAGGAATTCGGGATTCCGGTGGTCAGCATCATCCGCCTGGACCAGGTTCTGGACTACCTGCAGTCCAACACCGGGTTTACAGAGCACGCAAGCAGGGTAGCCAGTTACCGAGACCGTTACGGAGTCTGA
- a CDS encoding exodeoxyribonuclease III, which yields MRVVSISVNGLAQAVEKGFFDWLARQDADVVCVQDHRMRAYEIEDYNLIPEGYEAYFIDGEKNEDGGVGIYTRHFPKAIMYGFANEQADREGRFIQADFDKVSVACVLAPCALGREEEPIGEDDLTVLDHKDEFMESFGLHMQKTLRKRRQFIFCANLQTAHHVTDASPLYHKLDFSGFLPHERAWLDRLFDEMGCVDGFREINKQSNQFTWWPEQAEGSRKNAGIRVDYQLLTPGIRKTIRDGWIDDATRFSDHAPVIMDYDIEIGF from the coding sequence ATGCGGGTAGTATCAATCAGCGTCAATGGCCTCGCCCAGGCCGTTGAAAAAGGCTTTTTCGACTGGCTGGCGCGGCAGGATGCTGATGTCGTCTGCGTGCAGGATCACCGCATGCGGGCGTACGAGATTGAGGACTACAATCTGATTCCCGAGGGCTACGAGGCCTATTTCATTGATGGCGAGAAGAACGAGGACGGTGGGGTAGGCATCTACACCCGGCATTTCCCGAAGGCCATCATGTACGGCTTTGCCAACGAGCAGGCAGACCGTGAGGGGCGGTTCATTCAGGCCGATTTCGACAAGGTCTCGGTGGCTTGCGTGCTGGCCCCTTGCGCCCTGGGGCGCGAGGAAGAGCCCATCGGTGAAGACGACCTCACGGTGCTGGACCACAAGGACGAGTTCATGGAGTCCTTCGGCCTGCACATGCAGAAGACCCTGCGCAAGCGCCGCCAGTTCATCTTCTGCGCCAACCTGCAGACCGCCCATCACGTGACCGACGCGAGCCCCCTGTATCACAAGCTGGACTTCTCGGGCTTCCTGCCCCACGAACGTGCGTGGCTGGATCGTTTGTTCGATGAAATGGGCTGCGTGGATGGCTTCCGCGAGATCAACAAGCAGAGCAACCAGTTCACCTGGTGGCCCGAGCAGGCCGAAGGTTCCCGCAAGAACGCCGGCATTCGTGTCGACTACCAGCTGCTGACACCAGGCATCCGCAAGACCATTCGCGACGGCTGGATCGACGACGCCACCCGCTTCTCCGATCACGCCCCCGTGATCATGGACTACGACATAGAAATCGGCTTTTAA
- the rph gene encoding ribonuclease PH encodes MRPSGRTPEQPRDVRITRNYTRHAEGSVLVEFGDTKVICTASVENKVPPFLRGEGKGWITAEYGMLPRSTGSRMGREAARGKQGGRTVEIQRLIGRSLRAAVDLEALGEHTITVDCDVIQADGGTRTAAITGGCVALVDALNYLVAEKRLKKSPLKQMVAALSVGMYQGTPVVDLDYPEDSEAETDMNVIMTDRGGFIEIQGTAEGAPFDQSELDSMLTLAKQGIEELFGIQKAALEG; translated from the coding sequence ATGCGTCCAAGCGGCAGAACGCCCGAGCAACCGAGAGATGTTCGAATCACCCGCAACTACACCCGGCACGCCGAGGGTTCCGTACTGGTGGAATTCGGCGACACCAAGGTTATCTGCACCGCATCCGTCGAAAACAAGGTTCCCCCGTTTCTGCGGGGCGAAGGCAAGGGCTGGATCACCGCGGAATACGGCATGCTGCCACGCTCCACCGGCAGCCGCATGGGCCGGGAAGCCGCTCGCGGTAAACAGGGCGGGCGCACCGTTGAAATCCAGCGACTGATTGGCCGCTCCCTGCGCGCTGCGGTGGATCTCGAGGCCCTGGGTGAGCACACCATCACCGTTGACTGCGACGTCATCCAGGCTGACGGCGGCACCCGCACCGCGGCCATCACCGGCGGCTGTGTGGCACTGGTGGACGCCCTCAACTATCTGGTGGCCGAGAAGCGGCTGAAGAAATCCCCGCTCAAGCAGATGGTCGCGGCTCTGTCCGTTGGCATGTATCAGGGCACACCGGTGGTAGACCTGGATTACCCGGAAGACTCCGAGGCGGAAACCGACATGAACGTGATCATGACCGACCGGGGTGGCTTCATCGAGATCCAGGGAACTGCGGAAGGCGCGCCGTTCGACCAGTCGGAGCTGGACAGCATGCTGACTCTGGCGAAGCAGGGTATTGAGGAGTTGTTCGGGATTCAGAAGGCGGCTCTGGAGGGCTGA
- a CDS encoding YicC/YloC family endoribonuclease codes for MIRSMTAFARKDVQGEWGTLTCEIRTVNHRYLEPSFRLPDAFRELENRFREALRNHLKRGKVDVSMRLQSAEKGVQSFEVSEDMAQAVNEAANHINKMLDNPAHINALDILRWPGVLSVPEQDYGPAKEAAVGLFEQTVAELASVREREGERLRPLFEERLNTMAELVADVRQRMPGLLEAQEKNLRERFEKARVELDAERVAQEMVMLAQKSDVAEELDRLDAHIGEVTDTLKSDEAIGRRLDFLMQELNREANTLSSKSIDAGVTRVAVDLKVLIEQMREQVQNLE; via the coding sequence ATGATCCGAAGTATGACAGCGTTTGCCCGAAAGGATGTCCAGGGGGAGTGGGGTACGCTCACCTGCGAAATCCGGACGGTTAACCACCGCTACCTGGAGCCTTCCTTCCGGTTGCCGGACGCGTTCCGGGAGCTTGAAAACCGGTTTCGGGAGGCCCTGCGCAATCATCTGAAGCGCGGCAAGGTGGACGTGTCCATGCGCCTGCAGTCCGCTGAAAAAGGCGTCCAGAGTTTCGAGGTCAGTGAGGATATGGCCCAGGCGGTCAACGAAGCCGCGAATCACATCAACAAGATGCTCGATAACCCCGCCCACATCAACGCGCTGGATATTCTCCGATGGCCGGGCGTGCTCTCGGTGCCGGAGCAGGACTATGGTCCTGCCAAAGAGGCCGCCGTTGGTCTGTTTGAGCAAACCGTGGCCGAGCTTGCTTCGGTGCGCGAGCGCGAGGGTGAGCGGCTGAGGCCATTGTTCGAGGAACGTCTGAACACCATGGCAGAGCTGGTGGCGGACGTGCGCCAGCGAATGCCGGGGCTACTGGAAGCGCAGGAAAAGAATCTGCGGGAGCGTTTCGAGAAAGCCCGCGTTGAGCTGGACGCCGAGCGGGTGGCCCAGGAGATGGTGATGCTGGCCCAGAAGAGCGACGTTGCCGAGGAGCTGGATCGCCTGGATGCCCATATTGGTGAGGTAACTGACACTCTCAAAAGCGACGAGGCCATTGGTCGCCGGCTGGATTTCCTGATGCAGGAGCTGAACCGGGAAGCCAATACCCTCAGCAGCAAGAGCATTGATGCCGGCGTGACACGAGTCGCGGTTGATCTGAAGGTCTTGATCGAGCAAATGCGTGAGCAGGTGCAGAACCTGGAGTGA
- a CDS encoding RluA family pseudouridine synthase, whose amino-acid sequence MRITIDITLTEPGKAIDALSQAPKLPKELSKQKLKDAMTKGACWWTHKGKRLRLRRATKELKPGVRLELFYDESVLGRKPAEPVLIADFGRYTAWFKPHGVLAQGSQWGDHCSLLRMAEIRLNKPCFLIHRLDADAAGLMLIAHDPKAAGALSKRFSERAMTKRYRARVSGLLDIQDQSVDAPVEGKPALSRVSTLETHQNNQTSLLSVTIETGRKHQIRRHLAGLGHPIIGDRLYGRPAKQPLQLLAVYLAFDCPLTRQKREIELPAELDTLEHN is encoded by the coding sequence ATGCGCATCACCATTGACATTACTCTCACCGAACCCGGCAAAGCGATTGATGCCCTGAGCCAGGCTCCGAAACTCCCTAAGGAGCTTTCGAAACAGAAACTCAAGGATGCGATGACCAAAGGGGCCTGCTGGTGGACCCACAAGGGCAAACGGTTGAGACTGCGACGAGCGACCAAAGAGCTTAAGCCTGGCGTTCGACTGGAGCTGTTCTACGATGAGTCAGTCCTGGGCCGGAAACCGGCCGAACCGGTGCTGATCGCGGACTTCGGCCGCTACACCGCGTGGTTCAAGCCCCACGGCGTGCTGGCCCAGGGCTCACAGTGGGGTGACCATTGCAGCCTCCTGCGGATGGCCGAAATCCGGCTGAACAAACCCTGTTTTCTGATCCACCGGCTGGACGCCGACGCTGCCGGGCTGATGCTGATAGCCCACGACCCGAAGGCGGCGGGCGCGCTCTCAAAGCGGTTTAGCGAACGAGCCATGACCAAGCGGTATCGTGCCAGGGTGAGCGGATTACTGGACATACAGGACCAGTCTGTTGATGCGCCGGTCGAAGGTAAGCCCGCACTCAGCCGCGTCTCCACCCTGGAAACCCATCAGAACAACCAGACATCCCTGCTGTCGGTCACCATTGAAACCGGGCGAAAGCACCAGATTCGCCGCCACCTGGCGGGCCTGGGGCACCCCATCATAGGCGATCGCCTCTATGGGCGCCCCGCCAAACAGCCGCTACAGCTGCTGGCCGTTTATCTTGCCTTCGACTGCCCGTTGACCCGGCAGAAACGCGAGATCGAACTGCCAGCGGAGCTGGACACGCTCGAACATAACTGA
- the gmk gene encoding guanylate kinase — protein sequence MSQAVEQAVEQAVEKGTLYVISAPSGAGKTSLVAEMLRNDGQLGVSISHTTRAMRAGEQNGVNYHFVDRTEFEAMIARGDFLEHADVFGNYYGTSHIWVRETLARGQDVILEIDWQGAAQVRRLMPECVCIFIVPPSPEVLRERLVGRGTDAPDVVERRLAEAREECRHAVEFDFLVVNDDFATALADLLAIVRAQRLRMTVQQTRHRELLAGLSGPAL from the coding sequence ATGAGTCAGGCAGTTGAGCAGGCAGTTGAGCAGGCAGTTGAGAAGGGTACCCTCTATGTGATTTCGGCGCCGTCCGGCGCCGGCAAAACCAGCCTGGTGGCGGAGATGCTTCGCAATGATGGCCAACTGGGTGTCTCGATTTCTCACACCACCCGGGCGATGCGCGCGGGTGAGCAGAACGGGGTGAATTATCACTTCGTCGATCGCACCGAGTTCGAGGCCATGATCGCCCGGGGCGATTTCCTGGAGCACGCCGACGTGTTTGGCAACTACTACGGCACTTCCCACATCTGGGTCCGGGAGACTCTGGCCAGAGGTCAGGATGTCATCCTGGAGATCGACTGGCAGGGCGCGGCCCAGGTGCGCCGGTTGATGCCCGAATGCGTCTGTATTTTTATCGTACCGCCATCGCCGGAAGTTCTGCGTGAGCGACTTGTCGGACGCGGAACTGACGCGCCGGACGTGGTGGAGCGCCGGCTGGCCGAGGCCAGGGAAGAATGTCGCCACGCGGTCGAGTTTGATTTCCTGGTGGTCAACGACGATTTTGCCACCGCCCTGGCCGATTTACTGGCCATTGTACGGGCCCAGCGTCTTCGGATGACAGTGCAGCAAACAAGACACCGGGAACTGCTGGCGGGACTCTCAGGCCCGGCGCTGTAG
- the rpoZ gene encoding DNA-directed RNA polymerase subunit omega has translation MARVTVEDCLENVDNRFQLVMLATKRARQLATKGAEPMVAEENDKPTVIALREIAEGKITRDLLKEEDDE, from the coding sequence ATGGCACGAGTTACCGTAGAAGATTGCCTGGAAAACGTTGATAACCGCTTCCAGCTGGTCATGCTGGCTACCAAGCGTGCCCGTCAGCTCGCGACCAAGGGCGCCGAGCCGATGGTGGCCGAAGAGAACGACAAGCCAACGGTGATTGCCCTGCGCGAAATCGCCGAAGGCAAGATTACTCGGGATCTGCTCAAGGAAGAAGACGACGAGTAA
- a CDS encoding RelA/SpoT family protein: protein MSAEATVEGLARELSSYLDTNRINQVRRAYYYAEQAHEGQMRKSGDRYITHPLAVAHILADLRLDHQSLMAAMLHDVIEDTGIPKDALAEQFGEDVAELVDGVSKLTQIEFRSRAEAQAENFQKMTLAMARDIRVILVKLADRLHNMRTLGPMPYEKRQRIANETLDIYAPIANRLGMHSICTELEDLGFSSLYPMRSKYISKAVEKLRGSHREIIEDIRGKLQEKLEERGLPGRILGREKHLNSIYNKMKFKQKSFHEIMDVYAFRIITDTEDDCYRILGAVHSLYKPLPGRFKDYIAMPKANGYQSLHTTLFGMHVNIEIQIRTEEMEHIANNGIAAHWMYKNEPSSVTSVNQARVDRWVKGLMEMRERADDSMEFIEHVKVDLFPDEIYVFTPKGRIMELPSGATPVDFAYAIHTDIGNATVACRINRNLGSLSQPLQSGQTVEIITAPGARPNPAWLSFVVTGKARSSIRHVLKSQKRAESLELGRTLLKRSLKGFGTRLSEISDAQKQAVVNHNQVNSFDDLISDIGLGNRMAYLVARQLVTGSEAPETSGEARDIEGGNHSPVTIRGTEGLLVRFASCCKPIPGDPVVGVMDSGRGMVIHSDTCSRLPEDDEGRARLTNLKWAKDITDEFSVELRVELERQRGVIAEMANAVAMADGNIERINVEEQNARFGVVSLVVHVNGRKHLARVMRRIRNIRAITHISRVRH, encoded by the coding sequence GTGTCGGCAGAGGCGACGGTTGAAGGGCTTGCCAGGGAGCTGAGCTCCTATCTGGATACCAATCGCATCAATCAGGTGCGACGGGCCTATTATTACGCCGAACAGGCCCACGAGGGCCAGATGCGCAAAAGCGGCGACCGCTACATCACCCACCCCCTGGCCGTTGCCCATATTCTTGCCGACCTGCGGCTGGACCATCAGAGCCTGATGGCTGCCATGCTTCACGACGTGATTGAAGACACCGGCATTCCCAAGGATGCCCTGGCCGAGCAGTTTGGCGAGGATGTCGCGGAACTGGTGGATGGGGTCAGCAAGCTGACCCAGATCGAGTTTCGATCCCGGGCGGAAGCCCAGGCTGAAAATTTCCAGAAAATGACCCTGGCCATGGCCCGGGACATCCGCGTGATCCTGGTAAAGCTGGCGGATCGTCTTCACAACATGCGCACTCTCGGGCCCATGCCCTACGAGAAGCGCCAGCGTATTGCCAACGAGACCCTGGACATCTATGCCCCCATCGCCAACCGGCTCGGCATGCATTCCATCTGCACCGAACTGGAGGATCTGGGCTTTTCCTCGCTGTACCCCATGCGCTCCAAATACATCTCCAAGGCGGTGGAGAAACTGCGGGGCAGCCATCGGGAGATCATTGAGGATATCCGCGGCAAGCTGCAGGAAAAGCTTGAAGAGAGGGGGCTTCCTGGCCGGATCCTGGGCCGGGAAAAGCATCTGAACAGCATCTACAACAAGATGAAGTTCAAGCAGAAATCCTTCCACGAGATCATGGATGTGTATGCCTTCCGGATCATCACCGACACCGAGGACGACTGCTACCGCATCCTGGGCGCGGTGCATAGCCTGTACAAGCCGCTGCCGGGCCGCTTCAAGGATTACATCGCCATGCCGAAGGCCAACGGCTACCAGTCCTTGCACACCACGCTGTTCGGCATGCATGTGAACATTGAAATCCAGATCCGCACCGAGGAAATGGAGCACATTGCCAACAATGGTATTGCCGCCCACTGGATGTACAAGAACGAGCCAAGCAGCGTCACCAGCGTGAATCAGGCGCGGGTGGACCGTTGGGTGAAAGGACTGATGGAAATGCGCGAGCGGGCGGATGACTCCATGGAGTTCATCGAGCACGTAAAAGTGGATCTGTTTCCCGACGAAATCTACGTGTTCACGCCCAAGGGCCGCATCATGGAGCTGCCCAGCGGCGCGACGCCGGTGGATTTCGCCTACGCCATCCATACCGACATCGGCAACGCCACGGTGGCCTGCCGGATCAACCGTAATCTGGGCTCCTTGAGTCAGCCGCTGCAAAGTGGACAGACCGTCGAGATCATCACCGCTCCGGGTGCCCGCCCGAACCCGGCCTGGCTGAGCTTCGTGGTCACCGGCAAGGCCCGAAGCAGCATCCGCCATGTCCTCAAGAGCCAGAAGCGGGCGGAATCCCTGGAACTTGGCCGCACACTACTGAAGCGCTCCCTGAAGGGTTTTGGCACCCGGCTTTCCGAGATCAGTGATGCCCAGAAGCAGGCGGTGGTCAATCACAACCAGGTGAACAGCTTTGACGACCTGATCAGCGATATCGGGCTTGGCAACCGCATGGCGTATCTGGTGGCGCGGCAACTGGTGACCGGTTCCGAGGCCCCTGAAACCAGCGGAGAAGCCCGGGATATCGAGGGTGGCAACCACAGTCCGGTCACTATTCGGGGCACGGAAGGGCTGCTGGTGCGCTTTGCCAGCTGTTGCAAGCCCATCCCGGGCGACCCAGTGGTGGGGGTGATGGATTCTGGTCGAGGTATGGTCATTCACTCAGACACCTGTTCCCGGTTGCCGGAGGACGATGAGGGGCGGGCCCGTTTGACCAACCTCAAGTGGGCCAAGGACATTACCGACGAGTTTTCCGTGGAGCTCCGCGTTGAGCTTGAGCGCCAGCGTGGGGTGATCGCCGAGATGGCCAATGCGGTGGCCATGGCGGACGGCAACATCGAGCGCATCAATGTGGAGGAGCAAAACGCTCGCTTCGGGGTTGTCAGCCTGGTGGTTCACGTGAACGGGCGCAAACACCTGGCCCGGGTGATGCGGCGGATTCGTAACATCCGAGCCATCACTCACATCAGTCGGGTGCGGCACTGA
- a CDS encoding RidA family protein, with the protein MTNKSVIQTENAPQAIGTYSQAVKAGDTVYLSGQIPLVPETMEVVPGDFSAKTRQVFDNLKAVCEAAGGELKDIVKLNIYMTDLANFATVNEIMATYFQEPYPARAAVGVAALPKGVPIEMEAVMVLS; encoded by the coding sequence ATGACCAACAAATCCGTAATCCAGACCGAGAATGCCCCCCAGGCGATTGGTACCTACTCCCAGGCAGTAAAAGCCGGTGACACGGTGTACCTGTCTGGCCAGATTCCTCTGGTGCCCGAAACCATGGAGGTGGTGCCCGGTGATTTCTCCGCCAAGACCCGCCAGGTGTTCGACAACCTCAAGGCGGTCTGTGAGGCGGCAGGTGGTGAGCTCAAGGATATTGTAAAGCTCAATATCTACATGACCGACCTGGCGAACTTTGCCACGGTGAATGAAATTATGGCGACTTACTTCCAGGAGCCATACCCGGCCCGCGCGGCAGTGGGTGTTGCCGCACTGCCCAAAGGCGTTCCCATTGAAATGGAAGCAGTAATGGTGCTCAGCTGA
- a CDS encoding NAD-dependent epimerase/dehydratase family protein — protein MAITEHSERPRILIAGCGKLGGAIASRLVGNADVFGLRRNPAQVPAGVTGIGADLTRPETLVGRLPGRLDIVLYCLTPSSYDEEGYRNAYVTGLKNLLDALNGQSLRHLFFISSTSVYAQDDDSWVDESSVTEPARFSGQLVLAGEQVALESGHPATVIRFSGIYGPTRQRFLEEVIAGRMDPQSPAPFSNRIHEEDAAEAAAYLIRQALAGRQLEPRYIASDCEPVRLDEVVRWVQQQTPCAEPTPDARKGGRAGSKRCSNARLLATGFTFQFPDFRAGYRPMIDKLTG, from the coding sequence ATGGCAATCACTGAACACAGCGAGCGACCCCGAATCCTGATTGCAGGTTGCGGCAAGCTCGGCGGGGCCATCGCCTCCCGGCTGGTGGGCAACGCCGACGTATTCGGCCTGCGCCGGAATCCCGCACAGGTGCCCGCCGGGGTGACCGGTATTGGTGCCGACCTGACCCGACCGGAAACCCTCGTCGGAAGGCTGCCCGGACGCCTGGATATCGTCCTGTACTGCCTGACACCGTCGAGCTATGACGAAGAAGGTTATCGCAATGCCTATGTGACCGGCCTGAAAAACCTGCTCGACGCCCTGAACGGCCAGTCGTTGCGACACCTGTTCTTTATCAGCAGCACCAGCGTATACGCCCAGGATGACGACAGCTGGGTGGATGAATCCAGTGTCACAGAGCCAGCGCGCTTCAGCGGCCAACTGGTACTGGCCGGCGAACAGGTGGCCCTTGAAAGCGGCCATCCGGCCACGGTGATTCGTTTCAGCGGTATCTACGGCCCCACGCGGCAGCGCTTCCTGGAAGAGGTAATTGCCGGGCGAATGGACCCGCAGTCACCGGCGCCGTTCAGCAACCGCATTCATGAGGAAGACGCGGCCGAGGCCGCCGCCTACCTGATCCGGCAGGCGCTTGCTGGCAGACAGCTTGAACCCCGATATATCGCCAGCGACTGTGAGCCCGTGCGGCTCGACGAAGTGGTCCGCTGGGTGCAGCAACAAACGCCATGCGCGGAGCCCACGCCCGATGCCCGCAAAGGCGGCAGGGCGGGCAGCAAACGCTGCTCCAATGCCCGCCTCCTGGCCACCGGCTTCACCTTCCAATTTCCGGATTTCCGGGCAGGTTACCGGCCGATGATCGACAAGCTCACCGGCTGA
- a CDS encoding hydrogen peroxide-inducible genes activator — protein sequence MTLTELRYVVTLARERHFGRAAERCHVSQPTLSVAVKKLEDELGIPLFERSKSSIRVTETGQRIIEQAQRVLDQVGLIRDMAQDGKNQLNSPLKVGAIYTIGPYLFPHLLPELRRAAPEMPLYIEENYTANLRQKLRQSDLDAIIIALPFEEPEVVTLPLYDEPFVVLLPAGHPLAEKSQLTADELAREQLLLLGPGHCFRDQVLESCPPLVEAVTHRVDTGSPALVTEGSSLETIRHMVASGLGITVLPLSAATAMQYHEDILAVRPFAPPVPFRTVALAWRVTFPRPKAIDVLSLAASQCRVIEKAKTDTASVAESA from the coding sequence ATGACTCTCACCGAGTTACGATACGTCGTTACGCTGGCCCGTGAAAGGCATTTTGGCCGGGCCGCGGAGCGCTGTCATGTCAGCCAGCCAACCCTCAGTGTTGCCGTGAAAAAGCTCGAGGATGAACTGGGCATCCCCTTGTTTGAGCGCAGCAAGAGCAGCATCCGGGTCACCGAGACCGGGCAGCGGATCATCGAGCAGGCACAGCGGGTACTCGACCAGGTTGGTCTGATCCGGGACATGGCTCAGGATGGCAAGAACCAGCTCAACTCGCCTTTGAAAGTGGGTGCTATCTACACCATCGGTCCCTACCTGTTTCCGCACTTGCTGCCAGAGTTGAGGCGGGCGGCGCCGGAGATGCCGCTGTACATCGAGGAAAACTACACGGCCAACCTGCGGCAGAAGCTTCGCCAGTCGGATTTGGATGCCATAATCATTGCGCTGCCCTTTGAAGAGCCCGAGGTAGTGACCCTGCCGCTGTATGACGAGCCTTTTGTGGTGCTGTTGCCAGCGGGCCATCCGTTGGCCGAGAAAAGCCAGTTAACCGCCGATGAGCTCGCCCGCGAACAGCTCTTGTTGCTTGGCCCCGGTCATTGTTTCCGTGACCAGGTGCTGGAATCCTGTCCACCGCTGGTGGAAGCGGTGACCCATCGCGTGGATACCGGCTCGCCAGCTCTTGTGACCGAGGGTAGCTCCCTGGAAACTATTCGCCACATGGTGGCGTCCGGTCTCGGTATAACCGTGTTGCCGTTGTCGGCGGCCACCGCCATGCAGTACCACGAGGATATCCTGGCGGTGCGGCCATTTGCCCCGCCGGTGCCGTTCCGTACGGTAGCCCTGGCGTGGCGGGTAACCTTCCCCCGGCCCAAGGCGATTGACGTGCTCTCACTGGCAGCGAGCCAGTGCCGGGTTATCGAAAAAGCCAAGACCGACACGGCTTCTGTGGCCGAAAGCGCCTGA